In Cumulibacter soli, one genomic interval encodes:
- a CDS encoding serine hydrolase domain-containing protein encodes MPTSDALDLGFDPSRLQRIDDYLKQYVDDGRLPGWQIQIARHGEVAHFSSYGQRDIEAGLPVEDDTIFRIYSMTKPITTVAAMMLFEEGAFELTTPVSELIPSFKDLTVYEKGMAARPVTRPAANPMEIRHLMNHTSGLTYGFHHIHVQDEIYRNAGHEWGPPPGTDLAAACDTWASLPLRFDPGTQWNYGVSTDVLGRVVEVASGMSLDKFMAERIFAPLGMKDASFQVGADKQDRLAALYAPTPEGKTMRLDAFGDGIKNPPTMLSGGGGMAATTADYSRFTEMIRRGGELDGARLLGNRTVDYMSQNSLPDDKDLTEVGIPLFAETKFDGVGFGLGFSVVMDPIKYGTLTSVGEIGWGGAASTAFWVDPLEDLTLIFMTQLLPSSTYPIRTELKGLVYQSLVD; translated from the coding sequence CCTGCAGCGCATCGACGACTACCTGAAGCAGTACGTCGACGACGGTCGGCTCCCTGGATGGCAGATCCAGATCGCCCGCCACGGCGAAGTCGCGCACTTTTCGTCGTACGGCCAGCGAGATATCGAGGCCGGGCTGCCGGTCGAGGATGACACGATTTTCCGGATCTACTCGATGACGAAGCCGATCACCACGGTCGCCGCGATGATGCTGTTCGAAGAGGGCGCCTTCGAGTTGACGACGCCGGTCAGCGAGCTGATTCCGTCCTTCAAGGACCTCACCGTCTATGAGAAAGGGATGGCGGCGAGGCCGGTGACTCGCCCCGCGGCGAATCCGATGGAGATCCGTCATCTGATGAACCACACCTCGGGGCTGACCTACGGATTCCACCACATCCACGTACAGGACGAGATCTACCGAAACGCGGGGCATGAATGGGGCCCACCGCCGGGCACGGACCTTGCTGCCGCGTGCGATACGTGGGCGTCGCTGCCGCTGCGTTTCGATCCGGGCACGCAGTGGAACTACGGCGTGTCCACCGACGTACTCGGGCGCGTTGTGGAGGTTGCGTCGGGGATGTCGTTGGACAAGTTCATGGCGGAACGGATCTTCGCGCCGCTGGGCATGAAGGATGCGTCGTTCCAGGTTGGCGCCGACAAGCAGGATCGGCTCGCGGCGCTCTATGCGCCGACCCCGGAAGGTAAGACAATGCGTCTGGATGCCTTTGGTGATGGGATTAAGAACCCGCCGACCATGCTGTCTGGCGGAGGTGGGATGGCCGCGACGACGGCGGACTACTCACGGTTCACCGAGATGATTCGCCGCGGCGGCGAACTGGATGGGGCGCGACTGCTCGGCAATCGCACGGTCGATTACATGTCGCAGAACTCATTGCCGGATGACAAGGACCTGACCGAGGTCGGTATCCCGCTATTCGCCGAGACGAAGTTCGACGGCGTCGGTTTCGGGCTCGGATTCAGCGTGGTGATGGACCCCATAAAGTACGGGACGCTGACCTCGGTCGGCGAGATCGGCTGGGGCGGTGCAGCAAGTACTGCGTTCTGGGTTGATCCGCTGGAGGACCTGACGTTGATCTTCATGACCCAATTGCTGCCCTCGAGCACGTACCCGATTCGCACCGAACTCAAGGGGCTGGTTTACCAGAGCCTGGTCGACTAG
- a CDS encoding iron-siderophore ABC transporter substrate-binding protein, whose product MRRVWHRAVATAAASLLAVTMLAACGSGDEGSADGGDGAGVFPVTIESSLGEATIESKPKRIVTLGQGSTETAIALGITPVGIEEYAWGSDDTGYLPWVYEAVQESGDELPEQFTGGEDLDIDAIVELDPDVILAPWSGISQEQFDTLSQLAPVVAYPDLAWSTDWDEQIQIIGEAVGQPEDAEKLIDEIDAQFAEVAQAHPEYADTTFSFIYSTPETLGVFMPNEQRVAMLSNMGLQVDPVVETLEEAEGTDSAIIGYENADQLDNSDVIFTFYSDAAAKEDALSNPLYASIPAIESDAVVAPTENPFVTGSSIVNPLTVPWVLDKYTEMIDAAIAKIPA is encoded by the coding sequence ATGAGACGAGTCTGGCACCGTGCAGTCGCGACGGCCGCGGCAAGTCTGCTGGCGGTCACGATGTTGGCCGCCTGCGGCTCGGGTGACGAGGGCAGCGCCGATGGCGGCGACGGCGCGGGCGTGTTTCCGGTGACCATCGAAAGTTCGCTGGGCGAGGCCACCATTGAGTCGAAGCCCAAACGGATCGTCACCTTAGGCCAGGGGTCCACCGAGACCGCGATCGCGCTGGGGATTACCCCGGTCGGGATCGAAGAGTACGCGTGGGGCTCGGACGACACGGGTTACCTGCCGTGGGTGTATGAGGCCGTGCAGGAGTCTGGCGACGAACTGCCGGAGCAGTTCACCGGTGGCGAGGATCTAGACATCGACGCGATCGTCGAGCTCGATCCGGACGTCATTTTGGCCCCGTGGTCCGGAATCAGCCAGGAGCAGTTTGACACCCTCAGCCAATTGGCACCTGTTGTGGCGTATCCCGACCTCGCGTGGAGCACGGACTGGGACGAGCAGATCCAGATCATCGGCGAGGCGGTAGGGCAGCCCGAGGACGCCGAGAAGTTGATCGACGAGATCGACGCACAGTTCGCGGAGGTGGCGCAAGCGCATCCCGAGTACGCCGACACCACGTTCTCGTTCATCTATTCCACACCCGAGACGCTCGGCGTCTTCATGCCCAATGAGCAGCGGGTAGCGATGCTGAGCAATATGGGCCTGCAGGTCGATCCCGTCGTCGAGACGCTCGAAGAGGCCGAGGGCACCGACTCGGCAATCATCGGGTACGAAAACGCCGACCAACTCGATAACAGTGACGTGATCTTCACCTTCTATTCGGACGCGGCTGCCAAGGAGGACGCACTGTCGAACCCGTTGTATGCGTCGATTCCGGCGATTGAGTCGGACGCGGTTGTGGCGCCGACGGAGAACCCATTCGTCACCGGGTCGTCGATCGTGAACCCGCTGACGGTTCCGTGGGTACTCGATAAATACACGGAGATGATCGACGCAGCGATCGCGAAGATCCCGGCCTAG
- a CDS encoding FecCD family ABC transporter permease produces MARTAAVLIGALAALAVTVIASLVLGTKVTSLGELTDALGAGADNYLRLVLDSRINRTLVGILAGAALAIAGLLMQGVTRNPLADPGLLGINAGAAAALVTASAFFGVTGTTAAVWIAIPGALLAGLVVYALGAAGNTGAGIVRLLLGGAVVSAVLHAYTQAVTLSNPDAFDSYRFWVVGSLSGSQMSTVLAILPFIVIGLVIALLLSSQLNALALGSEAAVGLGVNTTFVRAAALLTGTVLAAAATAAVGPIAFIGLAVPHLVRYLAGLDFRAQVPVAILVGPTILLLADVLARTIVRPQELMVGVVTAFVGAPFLLLAVRKLHAA; encoded by the coding sequence GTGGCGCGTACGGCCGCCGTGCTCATTGGAGCACTGGCGGCCCTCGCCGTCACAGTTATCGCGAGCCTCGTGCTTGGCACCAAAGTCACGTCGCTGGGGGAGCTGACCGATGCGCTGGGCGCCGGCGCGGACAACTATCTGCGGTTAGTGCTGGACAGCCGAATCAACCGCACCCTCGTGGGCATCCTGGCCGGTGCGGCGCTGGCCATAGCCGGCCTACTCATGCAAGGCGTAACGCGCAATCCGTTGGCCGATCCAGGGTTGCTCGGTATCAACGCGGGCGCGGCAGCAGCATTGGTAACGGCGTCCGCGTTCTTCGGTGTCACCGGCACGACGGCGGCGGTGTGGATCGCGATCCCGGGAGCGCTACTGGCCGGGCTGGTGGTGTATGCGCTTGGCGCGGCGGGCAATACGGGCGCCGGGATAGTGCGGTTACTGCTTGGTGGCGCCGTGGTGTCCGCCGTACTGCACGCGTATACCCAAGCCGTCACGCTGTCGAACCCGGACGCTTTCGACAGTTATCGGTTCTGGGTGGTCGGTTCGTTATCGGGCTCGCAGATGTCCACGGTGCTGGCGATCCTGCCGTTCATCGTGATCGGTCTGGTCATCGCGCTGCTGCTGTCATCACAGTTGAACGCTCTCGCACTTGGCTCGGAGGCAGCGGTCGGGCTAGGCGTGAACACCACCTTCGTTCGTGCCGCGGCGCTGCTGACCGGGACTGTCCTGGCCGCGGCAGCGACCGCGGCCGTGGGACCGATCGCGTTCATCGGGCTCGCCGTCCCGCACCTTGTGCGCTACCTCGCCGGTCTGGACTTCCGGGCTCAGGTGCCAGTCGCGATACTGGTCGGCCCGACGATCTTATTGTTGGCCGATGTGCTAGCCCGGACGATCGTCCGGCCGCAAGAACTCATGGTCGGCGTGGTGACCGCCTTCGTCGGGGCACCATTCCTGCTGCTCGCGGTGCGAAAGTTGCACGCCGCATGA
- a CDS encoding FecCD family ABC transporter permease produces the protein MKKSTPARSGEVVIRAGRRVAMPVRTRSLVVGGVFVVMLLVVAVLTLSLGRLGIPLPELPSAVLTGADGKAGFVLEVLRGPRLVVAAGTGAALGISGALFQSVTRNPLGSPDVIGIAAGAGAGAALFGLLMPGALPVWTGALIGATAAIVLVAAATGSGFANPGRMILAGIGVSAMAVAFTQYVTFVVARDRASVLQSYINGSLNARSWTHALTIWIVLAVCVVPLIVISQRLAATEMGDEVAQSLGVHPRSTRRWAVAISVLLAAAAVTVAGPIAFVALTAPHIARRLAHSAVPQLTLSALAGALLLCTADVVAEQVSWFEGLPVGILTLGIGGAYLGFLLVREWKKGTA, from the coding sequence ATGAAGAAGTCAACTCCCGCCCGTAGCGGCGAGGTTGTGATCCGCGCTGGACGCCGGGTGGCGATGCCGGTGCGCACCAGAAGCCTCGTTGTCGGCGGCGTATTCGTCGTCATGTTGCTCGTCGTCGCGGTCTTGACGTTGAGCTTGGGGCGCCTGGGAATTCCGTTACCGGAACTGCCCAGTGCGGTGCTTACCGGTGCCGACGGAAAAGCGGGATTTGTACTGGAGGTGCTACGAGGACCCCGGCTCGTGGTCGCTGCCGGCACCGGAGCCGCGCTCGGTATCTCAGGTGCGTTGTTCCAATCAGTGACGCGCAATCCGCTCGGGAGCCCCGACGTCATCGGGATTGCGGCCGGGGCAGGAGCGGGTGCCGCGCTCTTTGGGCTACTGATGCCGGGCGCATTACCGGTGTGGACCGGCGCGCTGATCGGCGCGACCGCGGCGATCGTGCTGGTCGCGGCGGCAACCGGATCCGGATTCGCCAATCCAGGCAGGATGATCCTCGCAGGGATTGGCGTCTCGGCGATGGCCGTTGCCTTCACACAGTACGTCACCTTCGTTGTGGCACGGGACCGAGCCTCGGTGCTGCAGTCATACATCAATGGCAGTCTGAACGCGCGCTCGTGGACTCATGCGCTGACGATCTGGATCGTGCTGGCCGTGTGCGTCGTACCCCTGATCGTGATCAGCCAGCGTCTGGCCGCAACCGAGATGGGTGACGAGGTCGCTCAATCACTCGGCGTGCATCCGCGAAGCACGCGGCGGTGGGCTGTGGCGATCAGTGTGTTGTTGGCAGCCGCCGCCGTGACGGTGGCGGGGCCGATCGCGTTTGTAGCGCTGACCGCACCGCATATTGCTCGTCGCCTAGCGCACAGCGCAGTACCTCAGCTCACCCTGTCCGCGCTAGCCGGTGCGTTGTTGCTGTGTACCGCGGACGTGGTCGCTGAGCAGGTGAGTTGGTTCGAGGGGCTGCCGGTCGGCATCCTCACGCTCGGGATCGGCGGAGCTTACCTTGGCTTCCTGCTGGTTCGCGAATGGAAGAAAGGCACGGCATGA
- a CDS encoding ABC transporter ATP-binding protein, with protein sequence MSALSAESLRVDYGDKPVIEDLSLQIASQSFTAIIGPNGCGKSTLLKTFARVIRPSAGQVLLEGERVNSMRSRAVARRMSLLPQSPIAPDGITVRDLVARGRHPHHTLLRQWSHEDERAIDDALDRTGLTELASRRVAALSGGQRQRAWVAMVLAQDTQIILLDEPTTFLDIAHQYELLELCMQLNREGRTIVVVLHDLNQAARFASELVVLREGRIWQTGSPAEVMRERMLREVFGLSAEVVPDPLTGTPMVVPRPAGSTPQRTAARDHAPGQCEQAQ encoded by the coding sequence ATGAGTGCGCTGAGCGCCGAATCCTTGCGCGTGGACTACGGCGATAAGCCCGTGATCGAAGACCTCTCTCTGCAGATCGCGTCACAATCATTCACCGCGATCATCGGCCCCAACGGATGTGGCAAGTCAACTCTGCTGAAGACCTTCGCGCGGGTGATCCGCCCCAGCGCGGGGCAGGTATTGCTGGAAGGGGAGCGCGTCAACTCGATGCGCAGCCGCGCTGTTGCCCGGCGCATGTCGTTGTTGCCGCAAAGCCCCATCGCACCGGACGGAATCACCGTGCGAGACCTGGTTGCTCGTGGCCGTCATCCACACCACACCCTGCTGCGGCAGTGGAGCCACGAGGATGAGCGGGCAATCGATGACGCGTTGGACCGCACCGGGTTGACCGAACTGGCATCACGGCGAGTAGCGGCGTTATCAGGAGGGCAGCGTCAACGCGCCTGGGTGGCCATGGTGCTGGCCCAAGACACGCAGATCATCCTGTTGGATGAGCCCACGACCTTCCTGGACATCGCCCATCAGTACGAATTGCTTGAGTTGTGCATGCAGCTCAATCGAGAAGGACGCACGATCGTCGTCGTCTTGCACGATCTCAACCAGGCGGCCAGGTTCGCCTCCGAACTCGTCGTATTGCGCGAGGGCCGGATCTGGCAGACCGGATCACCAGCCGAGGTGATGCGCGAACGAATGCTCCGTGAGGTGTTCGGGCTGTCGGCTGAGGTCGTTCCCGACCCATTGACCGGAACACCGATGGTGGTGCCGCGTCCTGCAGGCTCAACACCGCAGCGGACCGCAGCACGCGATCACGCGCCCGGCCAATGTGAGCAGGCTCAGTAG
- a CDS encoding sulfite exporter TauE/SafE family protein, with product MGTAYESVATHRSGQDGAAWRSGEGDLQVTVLSVLALIVAGFGAGLIGSTAGLASLVSYPALLAFGLPPVLANVTNTTGITFFTIGSVVSTRPELGGTWRRLWPRIALFLVFGALGAWLLVHSPPGSFEAVVPWLIAFASVLLIFREQVQNASMRAGKQLRSAGVGFWIVLALIATYGGYFGAAAGVILLAWLMLTTDDDLAYCAAEKNVLLGASNLAAAIGFIFISDIHWGAAACIAVGGIVGAYVGPKVLRKIPERPMRLVIGLLGLGLAVKLFMDSLG from the coding sequence ATGGGGACGGCGTATGAATCGGTAGCAACGCATCGATCTGGCCAGGACGGCGCCGCGTGGCGCAGCGGAGAGGGGGACCTGCAGGTGACGGTGCTATCGGTGCTCGCGCTGATCGTTGCAGGTTTCGGCGCGGGACTCATCGGCTCGACCGCGGGCCTCGCGTCGCTGGTCAGCTACCCTGCACTGCTTGCCTTCGGTCTACCGCCGGTGCTCGCTAACGTGACGAATACTACCGGGATTACGTTCTTTACCATCGGCTCGGTGGTGTCCACCCGGCCGGAATTGGGCGGCACGTGGCGGCGGCTGTGGCCACGCATTGCCCTGTTCCTCGTGTTTGGTGCCCTAGGTGCGTGGCTGCTGGTACACAGCCCGCCGGGCAGTTTCGAAGCAGTCGTTCCCTGGCTCATCGCTTTTGCATCAGTGCTGCTGATCTTCCGCGAGCAGGTGCAGAACGCATCGATGCGGGCCGGAAAGCAACTGCGCTCGGCCGGCGTTGGATTCTGGATCGTGCTGGCGTTGATCGCGACGTACGGCGGTTACTTCGGTGCCGCGGCGGGCGTGATTCTGCTGGCGTGGCTCATGCTCACCACCGATGATGATCTCGCGTACTGCGCGGCTGAGAAGAACGTGCTGCTGGGTGCCTCGAACCTGGCGGCAGCGATCGGGTTCATCTTCATCAGCGATATCCACTGGGGCGCGGCCGCGTGTATCGCGGTAGGTGGGATCGTCGGTGCATACGTTGGACCGAAGGTGTTGCGCAAGATCCCCGAAAGGCCGATGCGTTTGGTCATCGGTCTGCTTGGGCTTGGTCTGGCGGTCAAACTTTTCATGGACTCGCTGGGCTGA
- a CDS encoding AMP-binding protein, with product MNASAQALPTVIAQRAAQTPDAPYVISAENGSIWTYRDAHQDIQRWARALRRAGIRAGDTVLTMMPPQVDAVAAWLGIAQLRALEVPVNVEYIGSMLTYIIEDSSASIMVVHENYLPAVLQASSDQLRTIVVVGSSPIDTATSVELVSSADFLARAEGDVDSFEDPQGRDTAAIIYTSGTTGPSKGVLVTWRQAELTATGIMPSELFDSADAFYSPFPIFHMSGKGPLFACALVGARVIMRQRFNTTEFWSDVAEYGATTTILLGAMANFLYQQPAAPGDRTTPLRDAMFLPLIDDLDGFSERFGVRARTTFNMTETACCILSDGYNLANTTSCGRIRPGFDARVVDPDDREVAPGELGELVLRSDEPWTLMNGYWGKPEATVDAWRNQWLHTGDGFTRDAEGNFYFVDRIKDAIRRRGENISSAEVEALVLTHPDVLECAAIAVPADVGEDEVKIVLVLQPDRELAPETLDEYLAARMPRFMIPRYIEIVDELPKTPTQKIRKVELRKVGVSPSTWDRRSTAPSTWDQRKPGSRGAEPR from the coding sequence ATGAACGCATCAGCACAGGCACTGCCCACCGTCATCGCCCAACGAGCTGCCCAGACACCCGACGCGCCCTACGTGATTAGTGCCGAGAACGGATCGATCTGGACGTATCGCGATGCGCACCAGGACATCCAACGGTGGGCGCGCGCATTGCGTCGAGCAGGTATTCGCGCCGGAGATACGGTGCTGACGATGATGCCGCCGCAGGTGGATGCCGTGGCCGCGTGGCTAGGAATCGCGCAATTGCGCGCGCTCGAAGTCCCGGTAAACGTTGAATACATCGGAAGCATGCTCACGTACATCATCGAGGACTCATCGGCCTCCATCATGGTCGTGCATGAGAACTACCTTCCCGCCGTTCTACAGGCAAGCTCCGATCAGCTACGCACGATCGTTGTCGTCGGGTCCAGTCCCATTGACACGGCTACGTCCGTCGAACTTGTCAGTTCTGCTGACTTCCTCGCACGCGCCGAGGGCGATGTGGACAGTTTCGAGGATCCGCAGGGGCGCGATACAGCCGCCATTATCTACACCTCCGGGACGACCGGACCTTCCAAAGGCGTGCTGGTCACCTGGCGGCAGGCCGAACTCACCGCCACCGGCATCATGCCGTCAGAACTATTCGACTCCGCGGATGCGTTCTACTCACCTTTCCCGATCTTCCACATGAGCGGTAAAGGCCCCTTGTTCGCGTGCGCGTTGGTCGGTGCCCGCGTCATCATGCGGCAACGCTTCAACACAACCGAATTCTGGAGCGATGTCGCCGAGTACGGCGCTACCACGACGATTCTGCTGGGCGCGATGGCGAACTTCCTGTACCAACAGCCCGCCGCTCCGGGTGACCGCACGACTCCACTGCGAGATGCAATGTTCCTTCCGCTGATTGACGACCTGGACGGGTTCAGTGAGCGGTTCGGGGTACGCGCTCGTACCACCTTCAACATGACCGAGACCGCGTGCTGCATTCTCAGCGACGGGTACAACCTGGCGAACACGACGAGTTGCGGGCGGATACGCCCTGGATTCGACGCTCGCGTGGTCGACCCGGACGATCGCGAGGTCGCGCCGGGTGAACTCGGTGAGCTGGTCCTGCGCAGTGATGAGCCTTGGACCCTCATGAACGGATACTGGGGCAAACCCGAGGCTACGGTCGACGCGTGGCGCAATCAGTGGCTCCATACCGGCGATGGGTTCACCCGCGACGCCGAGGGCAACTTCTACTTCGTCGACCGGATCAAGGATGCAATCCGTCGGCGCGGAGAGAACATATCTTCGGCCGAGGTAGAGGCACTCGTACTCACTCATCCCGATGTACTCGAATGTGCGGCGATCGCGGTTCCAGCCGATGTCGGAGAGGATGAGGTCAAGATTGTCCTCGTCCTGCAGCCGGATCGAGAACTGGCCCCGGAGACCTTGGATGAGTACCTCGCCGCTCGGATGCCGCGCTTCATGATCCCGAGGTATATCGAGATCGTCGACGAGTTGCCGAAAACGCCGACACAAAAGATTCGCAAGGTCGAACTGCGAAAGGTCGGGGTCAGCCCCTCAACCTGGGACCGTCGATCGACCGCTCCCTCCACATGGGATCAGCGCAAGCCCGGCTCCCGCGGCGCGGAACCCCGTTAG
- a CDS encoding acetyl/propionyl/methylcrotonyl-CoA carboxylase subunit alpha codes for MRFERLMIANRGEIAVRIARTCAEMGVTSIAVHSPADRGALHVRECDEAVQLTADDGIEPYLDIEQIVQRAVAARADAIHPGYGFLSENASFAAAVRAAGIEFVGPSAAAIELLGDKVRARAVAQRTQVPVVPALTGDLSPDQVAAFGNEVGWPVLVKAANGGGGRGMRVVHGPDEAARAVEIARAEALAAFGRSEVFCEKYLVNARHIEVQVLGDRSGQVITLGTRDCSIQRRHQKLLEEAPAAGLTPDLVEALSAAAQQIALEVDYQNAGTVEFLVSTDGFFFLEMNTRLQVEHPVTEQVYGLDLVRLQLAIAQGDELSEDLPRSPTGHAIEFRITAEDAHREFVPRPGPLGTIRFPRSPGVRVDAGYDAQDDVSARYDSLIAKLIVHAPDRASAIARLREAIRATDISSTSTLSIAAAICDDPEFRDGPVNTTWFENWITQALDTIPAAGETVGPATQPAEGPGVWINGRYFRVPAFGTTAKPRAQVSAIAGSPAESRLTNRERVPTARGSGEVISPMQGTVVERLVEPGHEVAAGEVVATIEAMKMQNHIRAPRTGRVTEVLVDVGDSITAGQTVARITSPGNADA; via the coding sequence ATGCGTTTCGAAAGACTGATGATCGCGAATCGCGGCGAGATCGCGGTGCGGATCGCTCGCACCTGTGCCGAGATGGGTGTCACCTCGATCGCCGTGCACTCCCCCGCTGACCGCGGCGCGCTACATGTCCGAGAATGCGATGAGGCGGTGCAGCTCACGGCCGACGACGGAATCGAGCCATACCTGGACATCGAGCAGATTGTGCAGCGCGCCGTGGCCGCGCGCGCCGACGCTATCCACCCTGGTTACGGATTTCTTTCCGAGAACGCCTCCTTCGCAGCAGCCGTCCGCGCAGCTGGCATCGAATTCGTGGGTCCAAGCGCTGCAGCAATCGAACTGCTTGGCGACAAGGTGCGTGCCCGGGCTGTTGCTCAGCGGACGCAGGTTCCGGTGGTCCCCGCGCTCACCGGCGACTTGAGCCCGGATCAGGTTGCGGCGTTCGGCAACGAGGTTGGTTGGCCGGTGCTGGTGAAGGCCGCGAACGGCGGCGGCGGCCGAGGGATGCGGGTGGTGCATGGTCCCGATGAAGCTGCACGAGCCGTGGAGATCGCCCGTGCAGAAGCGCTCGCGGCGTTCGGGCGATCGGAGGTGTTCTGCGAAAAGTATCTGGTGAATGCTCGGCACATTGAGGTCCAGGTGCTCGGCGACCGATCCGGTCAGGTCATCACCCTTGGCACCCGTGATTGCTCCATTCAGCGTCGGCACCAGAAGCTCCTCGAGGAGGCTCCGGCCGCAGGGCTAACCCCTGACTTAGTGGAGGCGCTCAGCGCAGCTGCGCAACAGATCGCCCTAGAGGTCGACTACCAGAACGCCGGCACAGTCGAGTTTCTGGTGTCGACTGACGGCTTCTTCTTCCTCGAAATGAACACTAGGTTGCAGGTCGAACACCCGGTCACTGAACAGGTGTACGGACTGGATCTCGTGCGGCTCCAACTCGCGATCGCCCAAGGCGATGAGTTGTCTGAGGATCTGCCGCGCTCCCCCACGGGTCATGCAATCGAGTTCCGGATTACCGCTGAAGACGCGCACCGGGAGTTTGTGCCTCGGCCCGGACCTCTCGGGACGATCCGCTTCCCCCGGTCCCCAGGGGTGCGTGTCGACGCCGGGTACGACGCTCAGGATGACGTCTCCGCTCGATACGACAGTCTGATTGCCAAACTCATCGTGCATGCCCCCGACCGGGCGTCAGCAATCGCGCGGCTACGGGAAGCGATCCGCGCGACGGACATCTCCAGCACGAGCACGCTATCGATTGCCGCCGCGATCTGCGATGATCCCGAATTCCGCGACGGTCCGGTGAACACCACGTGGTTCGAGAACTGGATTACGCAGGCTCTCGATACGATTCCTGCCGCCGGCGAAACGGTCGGTCCAGCTACTCAACCCGCTGAGGGTCCCGGGGTCTGGATCAATGGTCGTTACTTTCGCGTGCCGGCATTCGGCACCACCGCGAAACCGCGCGCGCAGGTGAGCGCAATCGCCGGCTCCCCAGCAGAGAGTCGCTTGACCAACCGCGAGCGTGTGCCAACAGCACGCGGATCCGGCGAGGTGATTAGCCCCATGCAAGGGACCGTCGTAGAACGACTCGTGGAGCCCGGCCACGAGGTCGCAGCCGGTGAGGTGGTGGCGACGATCGAAGCTATGAAGATGCAGAACCACATTCGCGCGCCGAGGACAGGTCGCGTCACCGAAGTCCTGGTCGATGTTGGGGACTCGATCACGGCCGGACAGACCGTCGCTCGTATTACTTCACCCGGGAACGCGGATGCCTAG